The genome window ATATTGCAGTTGTAGCAAATCCGATTAAAAGAGGGCTTATCACTGAAAACACTGTTGATATGATTCCACAGATAACTGTCAAGCTTAGCTTCAATTTATATCCTGTCAAGAGAGAGAATATGTTCTTTATTGACTGCTTAGCGTTTGCCGGTTTTTCAGGAGGTGCTCTTCGTGGTTTTCTTGCCATATCATTTGCCTCCTGCTGTTTTCTTAAGGTAACTTGTATCTAGAACATAATTAGAGGATTCCTCATTATCATACAATAAGTCTTTTGAACGATCTATTTGTGAGGATACGATTTCTCTATAGATATTGCAGTTTTCATTAAGGTAATCATGGCTTCCCTTATCTATTATCTCACCTTCATCAAGAACAATGATCTCATCTGCATCCATGATTGTTGAAATCCTTTGTGAAACAATGAGCATTGAGGAATTTTCCTTTAGGCTTTTCAAGTTCTCTTTCACTTTTGCTTCAGTATTCATGTCAAGTGCTGAGAAACAGTCGTCAAATAAGTAGAAGTCACGTTTAGCCAATATTGATCTTGCAAGTTGAAGACGTTGCTTTTGCCCTCCAGAGTAATTGGATGCCCCTTGTGAAACTCCATCATCCAAGCTTTCTATAAAGTCAACTTCTGCCATTTTCAATGCTTTTTCTATCTCTTCATCACTTGCATCCTCTTTTCCGATAAGCATATTTGACCGTATTGTTCCTTCAAAAAGGATTGCCTTTTGAGGAGCATAAGAGATTCTTTCTCTCAAGGTTGTTAATTTATAATCCTTGATATTCTTGCCATTGACTAGAATTTCACCGCCAGTCACATCCTGAAGACGAGGAATAAGATTTAGGATTGTTGATTTACCGCTTCCAGTTCCACCAATTATTGCAGTGGTTTTTCCCTTTTCCAATTTGAAATTGATGTCTTTCAAGGTTTCCTTTTCACTTCCAGGATAACTGTAGGTCACATCTTTAAATTCAATTACGGGATTGTCATTTATGGTATTGATTGGGCCATCGCTGATTGTTATTTCTGTATTTATCACTTCAGCTACACGTCTTCCTGATACCAAAATCCTTGGAATCATGACAAGGAATCCACCCATCATTAAAAATGCCATAACGATTTGAGTAGCGTATTGGATGAATGCTATGATTGTTCCAGTTAATATTTCACCTTGGATTGCATCGTATGCTCCGAAGTATAAGATGAGAACTATCATTAGGTTCAAGAGTAAAGTCATTGCAGGCAATAACACTAAGAGTATTCTGAATACATTCAAGTTCACTGCTTTGAAGTCTTCATTGGTCTTTCTGAATCTTTCCTCTTCATAGTCCTGTCTTACGAATGCCTTGATTACAGGTATTCCCATCAATATTTCCCTTGATGTCTGGTTGATCTTATCAGTCAATTCCTGCATTACCTTGAAGTATGGAACGGTTCTGATGAATATTATGACAAAAGGTATGATTGCTGCAGCAAATGTCACTGCAATGATCCATAAAAGGTTGGTTCCAAGTTCCATTGCCTTAAGTATGCTCCCTATACCTAATATTGGTGAAAAGAGTATTGTTGTAAAGAACAGTCCTAAAAAGATTTGTATTTGATATACATCGTTTGTATTACGTGTAATGAGTGATGCTCTTGATATCTTGTTCAATTCAAAGTTTGAAAATTTCAATATATTCTCATAGCTTATTTTTCTTAAATCCCTTCCATAAGCTGCTGACACTTTGCTTGAGAAGTATGAAAGTCCTATTGTAGCTAAAACCCCTATCAAGACCATAGCCATCATCATTGTTCCTACGCTTATTATGTAATTGAAGTCTGTGTTCTGTATACCGATATCTACAATGTCTGCAGTGTATTTAGGTAGGGTAAGGTTACAGTAAACATCAATGAGTAGGAATGCAACAATAAGAATAAGTGGAATTATGCTCTTTTTTAAAGGGCTAAGAAGCTTTCCTATAGTTTTTAGTGTTTTTTTAAAATCCATAATTTTATTTCCATAATTTTTTTTAAAGGTACCTTTAAATTATTTTTCTATAGGTACCTTTTAATTTTACATTATATAAATATTTTCAATTGTTTTTCATTAATTTTCACGTGCTCTTTCTTTTCTTTTAATAGCAAGTTGAAACTAATATTCTAGTGTTCATATGGTTACTCTTTTTTAATTTACAATATTAAATTTGAATCATTTTATTTGGTTTATTTGATTATTGAATTAATGATTGGTGTTTAAATTGGATTTTAAAAAAGAAAAGTACATAAAAATTATACTATACATTATATCACGTTGCACACATAAGGAAAACCTTGGAAAAACGGTAATTTCAGTTTTGCTCTATTTCATTGACTTCAATTATTATGAATTGTATGGCGAATCATTAACCAATGAGATTTATCTTAAATCAAGAATTGGGGTAATTCCCAAACATTTCAATGAGAATATGAATCAGCTGATAAGGTCTCATAATCTGTATTATAGGCAAGAGGTCTACTATTATTACCTAATCAAAAGATATTACCTAAGACAGATTCCATTGTTTAACTTTACTGGAGAGGAACAAATGGTTATTGATCATGTCATTTATGAGTTAAGTGATTTCAGCGCTACGGATCTGTTGATTTATCAAAGAGGGGATATGCCATATAAATTATCTAATCTTGACTGTGAATTGGATTATAATCATGTGTTCTATAGAGATGAGCTTTATTCTGTCCGCAAGTATTGATT of Methanobrevibacter ruminantium contains these proteins:
- a CDS encoding ABC transporter ATP-binding protein gives rise to the protein MDFKKTLKTIGKLLSPLKKSIIPLILIVAFLLIDVYCNLTLPKYTADIVDIGIQNTDFNYIISVGTMMMAMVLIGVLATIGLSYFSSKVSAAYGRDLRKISYENILKFSNFELNKISRASLITRNTNDVYQIQIFLGLFFTTILFSPILGIGSILKAMELGTNLLWIIAVTFAAAIIPFVIIFIRTVPYFKVMQELTDKINQTSREILMGIPVIKAFVRQDYEEERFRKTNEDFKAVNLNVFRILLVLLPAMTLLLNLMIVLILYFGAYDAIQGEILTGTIIAFIQYATQIVMAFLMMGGFLVMIPRILVSGRRVAEVINTEITISDGPINTINDNPVIEFKDVTYSYPGSEKETLKDINFKLEKGKTTAIIGGTGSGKSTILNLIPRLQDVTGGEILVNGKNIKDYKLTTLRERISYAPQKAILFEGTIRSNMLIGKEDASDEEIEKALKMAEVDFIESLDDGVSQGASNYSGGQKQRLQLARSILAKRDFYLFDDCFSALDMNTEAKVKENLKSLKENSSMLIVSQRISTIMDADEIIVLDEGEIIDKGSHDYLNENCNIYREIVSSQIDRSKDLLYDNEESSNYVLDTSYLKKTAGGK
- a CDS encoding type II toxin-antitoxin system antitoxin SocA domain-containing protein, whose product is MDFKKEKYIKIILYIISRCTHKENLGKTVISVLLYFIDFNYYELYGESLTNEIYLKSRIGVIPKHFNENMNQLIRSHNLYYRQEVYYYYLIKRYYLRQIPLFNFTGEEQMVIDHVIYELSDFSATDLLIYQRGDMPYKLSNLDCELDYNHVFYRDELYSVRKY